In Treponema sp. OMZ 798, the following proteins share a genomic window:
- the asnS gene encoding asparagine--tRNA ligase: MIHLIKDILTSEPKGQAIDVYGWVRTKRETKNLVFIEINDGSCFASIQAAFDRDKGLDNNTEALLKKAGTGVSVKVSGNLVPSPAAGQSVELQANNIHIFGDADQEKYPLQKKHHTMEFLREKAHLRARTNTFGAVARMRSQMAYAIHTFFQERGFQYVHTPIITGSDCEGAGEMFHVTTFDIEETVKKALKDKKDPDSFKIDYSQDFFGKQTNLTVSGQLEGETYATALSRIYTFGPTFRAENSNTSRHLAEFWMVEPEMSFFTIKENMELAEDFIVYLLKWALEKCREDLEFFDSRIKKGLIEMLKNVVNTPFTRLTYTEAIAELEKHLDRFEFKPYWGCDLQSEHERFLTEEVYKGPVIVTDYPKEIKSFYMKLNEDGKTVRGMDVLVPGLGEIIGGSEREENLDILQGRIKELGLREEDYWWYLDLRRYGTVPHSGFGLGFERLLLYVTGMGNIRDVIPFPRAPKLAEF, from the coding sequence ATGATACATTTAATTAAAGATATTTTAACCTCAGAACCAAAAGGCCAAGCTATCGATGTTTACGGCTGGGTTCGCACAAAGCGGGAAACCAAGAATTTGGTTTTTATCGAGATCAATGACGGCTCTTGTTTTGCCTCCATTCAGGCAGCATTTGACAGGGATAAGGGACTCGATAATAATACGGAAGCTCTCTTAAAGAAAGCCGGCACCGGAGTTTCGGTAAAGGTTTCAGGTAATCTTGTTCCCTCACCGGCTGCGGGACAGAGTGTTGAGCTTCAGGCTAATAATATCCATATTTTCGGTGATGCCGATCAGGAAAAATATCCTTTACAAAAGAAACATCATACCATGGAATTTTTACGGGAGAAAGCTCATTTAAGAGCCCGCACAAATACCTTCGGGGCAGTCGCCCGAATGAGAAGCCAGATGGCCTATGCAATTCACACCTTTTTTCAGGAAAGAGGTTTTCAATATGTGCATACGCCTATTATTACGGGTTCGGATTGCGAGGGTGCCGGCGAGATGTTCCATGTTACCACCTTCGACATAGAAGAAACTGTAAAAAAAGCTCTAAAAGATAAAAAAGATCCCGATTCCTTTAAAATAGATTATTCTCAAGACTTTTTCGGCAAGCAGACCAACCTGACCGTTTCGGGACAGTTGGAGGGAGAAACCTATGCGACGGCCCTTTCGCGCATTTACACATTCGGCCCGACCTTTAGGGCGGAAAACTCGAACACAAGCCGCCACCTTGCAGAGTTCTGGATGGTAGAGCCCGAAATGTCCTTCTTTACGATAAAGGAGAACATGGAGTTGGCGGAAGACTTTATCGTCTACCTTTTAAAATGGGCACTGGAAAAGTGCAGGGAAGATTTGGAATTCTTTGATTCGAGAATCAAAAAAGGGCTTATCGAAATGCTTAAAAATGTCGTAAACACGCCTTTCACCCGTCTTACCTATACCGAAGCTATAGCCGAACTTGAAAAGCACCTTGACCGCTTCGAGTTTAAGCCCTACTGGGGCTGCGATCTCCAAAGCGAACATGAAAGGTTTTTAACCGAAGAAGTATATAAGGGTCCCGTAATCGTTACCGACTATCCCAAGGAGATTAAGTCCTTTTATATGAAGTTAAACGAGGACGGAAAAACGGTAAGGGGCATGGATGTGCTTGTTCCGGGCTTGGGCGAAATCATCGGGGGTTCCGAAAGGGAAGAAAACCTAGATATTTTGCAAGGCAGAATTAAGGAACTGGGATTGAGAGAAGAAGACTATTGGTGGTACCTTGATCTCCGCCGATACGGAACCGTTCCTCATTCGGGATTCGGCCTCGGCTTTGAAAGGCTCCTCCTCTATGTTACGGGTATGGGAAACATAAGGGACGTTATCCCCTTCCCCCGAGCACCTAAATTGGCAGAGTTCTAA
- a CDS encoding D-alanyl-D-alanine carboxypeptidase family protein translates to MKHSSKRILKCIFILFAAVLFCVLSFAGFVFFHVSELKKAEPLQISYEQVERALDIFYKEHKFNAEFPPLNSIENLLPVQKPPSAAAVKPADIELPQIDAEAYILIHAKTGTILAEHNAEKQIPPASLTKLVTIYTMLQNPEFQNLKKRVSPPKEAWAVFLPRGAAWMGLGENQTLTVEELIRGMTVCSGNDAALAAAILTEGSLKKFTLKMNEAVKKMGLKSTCFEDSSGLSEKNQTTAKDFALFSLHYLKRYPENLKKFHSLNEISYPQKHNILIKKNSSGLKQFQITKPATNTLLKKLEGCDGLKTGFIYESGFNISLTAQKNGERFIAVILGGHWKNLKEGISTREQNSIKLMNFAFDNFASFDIKEYNKIEKTVKVLGSNLNAKNSAIIPVPANLDFSQDYLTVFKNDERHIERVINLPETIKAPISAGRQIGSMEYRIKDSGLILKTIPLLCPIDIKDGSSFRKFIDGFFR, encoded by the coding sequence ATGAAGCACAGCTCAAAAAGAATTTTAAAATGTATTTTTATCCTCTTTGCGGCTGTGCTTTTTTGTGTTTTAAGCTTTGCAGGTTTCGTTTTTTTTCATGTTTCCGAATTAAAAAAGGCCGAGCCTCTTCAAATTTCTTACGAACAGGTTGAAAGAGCTCTTGATATTTTTTACAAAGAGCATAAATTCAATGCCGAGTTTCCGCCCCTTAATTCCATCGAAAATCTTTTACCCGTTCAAAAACCGCCTTCTGCAGCTGCGGTAAAACCGGCCGATATCGAATTACCTCAAATCGATGCGGAAGCCTATATTCTTATTCATGCAAAAACAGGAACAATTTTGGCGGAACACAATGCAGAAAAACAAATTCCTCCGGCCTCCCTTACAAAGCTGGTAACGATTTATACCATGCTGCAAAATCCCGAATTTCAAAATTTGAAAAAGAGGGTCAGTCCGCCTAAGGAGGCCTGGGCCGTTTTTTTACCTCGCGGGGCTGCATGGATGGGCTTGGGAGAAAATCAAACTTTGACCGTAGAAGAATTGATAAGAGGAATGACCGTTTGTTCCGGGAATGATGCAGCCCTTGCCGCAGCCATCCTTACTGAAGGAAGCCTTAAAAAGTTTACGCTTAAAATGAACGAGGCCGTCAAAAAGATGGGTTTAAAATCCACCTGCTTTGAGGACTCTTCGGGCTTAAGCGAAAAGAACCAAACCACTGCCAAGGACTTTGCCCTATTTTCTCTTCATTATTTAAAACGCTATCCCGAAAACCTAAAAAAATTTCATTCGCTAAATGAGATAAGCTATCCCCAAAAGCACAATATTCTTATCAAAAAAAATTCCTCAGGCTTAAAACAGTTTCAAATTACAAAGCCTGCTACCAATACTCTTTTAAAAAAACTGGAAGGCTGTGACGGCTTAAAAACAGGCTTTATTTACGAGTCGGGTTTTAATATTTCGCTTACAGCTCAAAAAAACGGTGAGCGTTTTATTGCGGTTATCTTGGGCGGCCATTGGAAAAACTTAAAAGAAGGAATCTCCACAAGAGAGCAAAATTCGATTAAGCTTATGAACTTTGCATTCGATAATTTTGCAAGCTTCGATATAAAGGAGTACAACAAAATCGAAAAAACCGTAAAGGTACTTGGCTCAAACCTAAACGCAAAAAATTCCGCAATTATTCCCGTCCCTGCAAATTTGGATTTTTCGCAAGATTATCTTACCGTGTTTAAAAACGATGAGAGGCATATAGAAAGAGTCATCAATCTACCCGAAACAATAAAGGCTCCTATTTCTGCAGGCCGGCAAATCGGTTCTATGGAATACCGTATCAAAGATTCGGGCCTGATCCTAAAAACCATACCCCTGCTCTGCCCTATCGATATAAAAGATGGCTCATCTTTTAGAAAATTTATAGACGGTTTTTTTAGATAA
- the radC gene encoding DNA repair protein RadC, whose product MIGYKNLSVTDKPDMRERLLEYGPQNLSDSDLVAILLRTGIKDKPVKELAEDIILHIDRARPEKIEGYLRSIRGMGDSKISTVLAAMELGRRYYDNKNRTISHPTDVVPLLQHYAGRDREHFICVSLNGANEIIATRVVSVGTINRTIVHPREVYSDPLKDRAAAIIAAHNHPSGNLEPSSEDMELTHRIYEAGKILGIKLLDHIILVPNGNFFSFVQSGMRLDM is encoded by the coding sequence ATGATAGGCTATAAAAATTTATCCGTTACGGACAAACCCGATATGAGGGAAAGGCTTTTAGAGTACGGGCCTCAGAATTTAAGCGACTCTGATTTGGTGGCCATTCTTTTACGCACAGGCATTAAGGATAAACCCGTAAAAGAATTGGCCGAGGACATTATTCTCCACATCGACAGGGCAAGGCCTGAAAAAATTGAGGGCTATCTGCGCTCTATCCGCGGGATGGGAGATTCAAAGATTTCAACGGTTCTTGCTGCCATGGAATTGGGAAGGAGGTATTACGACAATAAGAACCGAACGATTTCGCACCCGACCGATGTTGTTCCGCTCTTGCAGCACTATGCAGGGAGGGACAGGGAGCATTTTATCTGCGTTTCCTTAAACGGAGCAAACGAAATTATTGCAACCCGTGTTGTAAGTGTCGGTACAATAAACAGAACGATTGTGCATCCGCGTGAGGTTTATTCCGATCCGCTAAAGGACAGGGCGGCTGCAATAATTGCAGCCCATAATCATCCTTCGGGAAATTTGGAACCTTCAAGTGAAGATATGGAGCTGACACACCGCATCTACGAGGCAGGAAAAATTTTAGGCATCAAGCTTTTGGATCACATAATCTTGGTGCCCAACGGAAATTTTTTCAGTTTTGTGCAAAGCGGCATGAGATTGGATATGTAA
- a CDS encoding ComF family protein yields MIKRFKLEALTFLRNIYARIICPQVCFFCGEETGTGIPLCGKCLQKEITEPVLFRLKYPEKFCSSCGKILISEKELCTNCRAKLREKNEEGAGEKTNEQETEKKEGSAKLLSLQSDFVKRVYTLYPYKGRGGELLRLWKNQNMRGFAEIYASALAAFIEGSLELQNIPMVPVPPRPKKIKNKGWDQIEDLSVYLEHLYNLPILRCLKRKDGASQKSLSREKRASNLKGKIFLKQKKRLLQSKDLKPALPEKLIILDDVMTTGATLNFCAAALKEGGCKEVIGLCLFFD; encoded by the coding sequence ATGATAAAAAGATTTAAATTAGAGGCGTTGACTTTTCTGAGGAATATTTATGCCCGTATAATTTGTCCTCAGGTTTGTTTCTTTTGCGGGGAAGAAACGGGAACCGGTATTCCGCTTTGCGGTAAGTGTTTGCAAAAAGAAATTACCGAGCCTGTTTTGTTCCGGCTTAAATACCCGGAAAAGTTTTGCTCTTCTTGCGGAAAGATTTTAATTTCCGAAAAGGAGCTTTGCACAAATTGCAGGGCTAAATTACGGGAAAAAAATGAAGAAGGGGCAGGAGAAAAAACGAATGAGCAAGAAACTGAAAAAAAAGAGGGTAGTGCAAAGCTGCTTTCTCTTCAATCCGATTTTGTAAAAAGGGTTTACACCCTCTATCCTTACAAGGGCAGGGGCGGCGAGCTTTTACGCTTGTGGAAAAATCAAAACATGAGAGGCTTTGCAGAAATTTATGCTTCTGCCCTTGCTGCCTTTATTGAAGGGAGTCTTGAGCTTCAAAACATTCCTATGGTGCCGGTTCCGCCCCGTCCTAAAAAGATTAAAAACAAGGGCTGGGATCAAATAGAAGATCTCTCCGTCTATTTGGAACATTTGTATAATCTTCCTATTCTCCGCTGCTTAAAGCGGAAGGACGGGGCTTCCCAAAAAAGCCTTTCCCGCGAAAAACGGGCAAGCAACCTAAAAGGAAAGATTTTTTTAAAACAAAAAAAGCGGCTTTTACAATCCAAGGATTTAAAACCCGCCTTGCCCGAAAAGCTCATCATCTTGGACGATGTTATGACCACGGGAGCAACCCTTAACTTTTGTGCTGCGGCCTTAAAAGAAGGAGGCTGCAAAGAAGTAATCGGGCTCTGCCTCTTTTTCGATTAG